In Mycolicibacterium aubagnense, the DNA window TCACGACGTCCCTATCGAGCTGATTAGCACCAAGATTCGTGCACCTACGGGCGTGATCACCCGCCGGGACACGGTGCACGACGACGAGGTCACGCTTGTCGACGGCATGTCCGTCACCAGCGTGGAGCGCACAGCATTCGACCTGGGCCGTCGCGGGCTGATCGGGTCTGCGGTCGCTCGCCTCGACGCCCTCGCTCGCGCCACCGGGTTCAAGGGCGAGGACGTTCTGAGGTTGGCGGACCGTCATCGCCACGCCCGTGGACTGCGCCAACTTGAGCGGGCGCTCGACCTATTCGACCCAGGCGGCCATTCGCCGCAGGAAACCCGGTTGCGATTGACGTTGATCGGCGCGGGGTTCCCCAAGCCTCAGACGCAGATACCGGTACTCGGACCCGACGCGAACCCGATCTACTTCATCGACATGGGTTGGGAGGAACTCATGCTGGCTGTTGAGTACGAGGGCATGCAACATGCGGATTCGCTCGGCTATGACATCATGCGCGGCGACTACATCGCGCACATCGGGTGGACGCACGTCAGGGTTGCTGCAGGGCATCGCAAGCCGTCGGTCATCGTGCGGGTCGAGCGGGAATGGGGCCGCTTGTGGCGGCCAGGGCTTGGACTTGCTCCGCGCACGGCGCCACTGCCTGGTCCACCGCTCGACCGCATGCATTGATCGTGCGTTTGCGTTGCTCGCTACTCGCAAGAAGTCTGCTGTGGCGCACAGTGAAATAGGTGGCTGGGTGGCCAGGAGTTCACTGTGCGTGAGAGTAGACGGTTACCCGCAGAAGTTCTGCGTTCGCGCACAGTCAACGCGCGGAGCCGGCGCACAGTCAGCGCAAAAAGAAGCAGCCCCCGGCGAATGCCGAGGGCTGCTTCTTTGAGATGGATCAGAAGGACGCTTCGTCCAGCTCCATGGTCTCGTTGTCGATGGACTCGAGAACGGTGCGGGTGCTGGTGAGCAGCGGCAGCATGTTCTTGGCGAAGAACGATGCGGACGCGATCTTGCCCTCGTAGAAGGCACGGTCGTCACCGGCGGCGCCGTCGTCCAGAGCCTTGATGGCAACAGCGGCCTGCTTCAGCAGCAGCCAGCCGATGACCAGGTCACCGACGCTCAGCAGGAACCGGACCGAGCCCAGGCCCACCTTGTAGATCGACTTCGGGTCTTCCTGAGCGGCCATCAGGTAGCCGGTCAGGGTGGCGGCCATGCCCTGGACGTCGCCCAGAGCGGTGGCCAGCAGCTCGCGCTCGGCCTTCAGACGGCCGTTGCCGTCCTGGTTCTTGATCAGCTGCTCGATCTCGCCGGCCACGAACGCCAGGGCCTGGCCCTTGTCGCGGATGATCTTGCGGAAGAAGAAGTCCTGCGCCTGGATGGCGGTGGTGCCTTCGTACAGCGAGTCGATCTTGGCGTCGCGAATGTACTGCTCAACCGGGTAGTCCTGCAGGAAGCCGGAACCACCGAAGGTCTGCAGCGACTCGGTCAGCTTCTCGTAGGCCCGCTCGGAGCCGACACCCTTGACGATCGGGAGCATCAGGTCGTTGACCTTGAAGGCCAGCTCGGCGTCCACACCGTGGACGGCCTTGGCGACCTCGGCATCCTGGAACGACGCGGTGTACAGGTACACGGCGCGCAGGCCCTCGGCGTAGGCCTTCTGGGTCAGCAGTGCCCGGCGCACGTCCGGGTGGTGCATGATCGTGACGCGCGGAGCCGTCTTGTCCATCATCTGGGTGAGGTCGGCACCCTGGATGCGGGTCTTGGCGTACTCCAGAGCGTTCAGGTAGCCAGTCGACAGGGTCGCGATGGCCTTGGTGCCGACCATCATGCGGGCCTGCTCGATGACGTCGAACATCTGCGCAATGCCGTTGTGCACCTCGCCGACGAGCCAACCGACGGCGGGGGTGCCGTGCTGGCCGAGCGTCAGCTCACAGGTGGCCGAAACCTTCAGGCCCATCTTGTGCTCGACGTTGGTGACAAAGGCACCGTTGCGCTCGCCGGGCTCACCGGTCTCAGGGTCGAAGTGGAACTTCGGCACGAAGAACAGCGACAGACCCTTGGTGCCCGGTCCGGCGCCCTCGGGGCGGGCCAGCACCAGGTGCATGATGTTTTCGAACAGGTCGTCCGAGTCGGCCGAGGTGATGAATCGCTTCACACCGTCGATGTGCCAAGTGCCGTCGGCCTGCTGGACGGCCTTGGTGCGGCCGGCGCCCACGTCAGAGCCGGCGTCGGGCTCGGTCAGCACCATGGTGGCGCCCCAGCCGCGCTCGGCAGCGAGGACGGCCCACTTCTTCTGCTCGTCGGTGCCGTTGTTGTAGAAGATTTCGCACATGCCCGAGCCCATGGCGTACATGTAGGCGGCCGGGTTGGCGCCGAGGACGTGCTCGATGAGCGCCCACTGCAGCGCGCGGGGCATCGGCATGCCGCCGAGCTCTTCCTTCAGACCGACCTTGTCCCAGCCGCCGTCGAGGAGAGCGCGCATCGACTTCTTGAACGGCGCGGGCAGCGTGACGGTGTGGGTCGCGGGGTCGAAGACCGGCGGGTTGCGGTCGCCGTCGGCGAACGAATCGGCGATCGGGCCCTCGGCGAGGCGCGCGATCTCGTTGAGCATTTCTCCGGCGGTGTCGGCGTCCAGGTCGGCGAACTTGCCTTCGCCCATCGCCTTGTCTACGCCGAAGACCTCGAACAGGTTGAACACCTGGTCACGGACGTTGCTCTTGTAGTGGCCCACGATTTCTCCTCGATGAGATGGAACTGTCGGTTGGGTACTCAGGGCTAAGTTACCCACCAGTAACTGCGGCTAACTATACCGCCGGGTAACTTCATCGCAAAGCACTTGTGGGCAATTTGTACGCAAGCACCAACCCAGTAGTTGATCGGAGCCCCATCGGGCCCGTCAAAAACTCGCTGACCAGCGATTTCGGCAGGGTGTGAGGATGGTCACTCGGGGGTGAAGTACGGTGCACAAATGCGGCGAATTGTGGTGTGGGGAACAGGAAATATGGGGGCCACGGCGATCCGATCAGCGGTGGCTTTCCCCGGCCTCGAGTTGTCGGCAGTCATCACCTCGAGCGAGGGCAAGGCGGGTCGCGACGCGGCGACGTTCGCCAAGCTGGACACCCTGACCGGAAAGGTCGCCACCACTGATATCGACGCGGCCCTCGCGGACTGCGACGCCGTGGCCTATATGTCTTCCGGAGACATCCGTCCCGAGGAGGCCATCGCTGAGATCGAGCGCTGTCTGCGGGCCGGCAAGCACGTCGTGACGCCGTCGCTGTACTCCCTATACGACCCGGCGTCGGCGCCGGCCGAGTGGGTCGAGCGTCTTTCCGACGCCGCAGCCGCCGGTAATGCCTCGTTGCTGGTGTCGGGAGTCGATCCCGGGTGGGGCAACGACGCGCTCGCTGTGACGGCGGCCGGGTTGTGCACCCGGATCAAGACAATCAGATGCCAGGAGATCTTCGACTACTCGACCTACAACCAGCCCGAAGCGGTGCGGGTGCGCTGCGGTTTCGGCGGCTCGATGGACGAGACGCCGTTGATGCTGATTCCGACCGTCCCGACGATGGTGTGGGGTGGCAATGTGCGGCTGATCGGCCGCGGGCTCGGCATCGAGATCGATGACATCACCGAGACCTGCGAGCGCCTGCCGCTGGCCGAGGACGTCGAGAACGTCATGGGCCGCTTCGCGGCGGGCACCCAGGGCGCCTTCCGGCTGGAGGTCATCGGTTGGTCGCAGGGCGTGCAGCGCGTGATCATCGAACACATCACCCGCATCGATCCGTCGTGCGCGCCGGATTGGCCGCAGCCCGACGAGGGCGTGGGCGACCACCGGGTGATCATCGATGGTGACCCGCAGCTGACCATCGTGGTCCGCGCCGACGTGCCGGGCGGGACCAGGGCCGACGGCGGCAACACCACCGCGGCCAACCGGCTCCTCGGGGCCATCGAGTGGCTCGCCACCCAGAAGCCGGGCATCTACGACGGCCTTGACGTGCCTTTGCATGCGCCGCTGCCGGCTGAGGTTGAGTCGACGCGCTGGGCTTGAGTGGCTATTCAGCGCGCCGGGCTCAGAAGGGGTGGCTACTCCGCAATCTTTGGCCGGCCTGGTGGGCGTCCGATAGCGCGTGCTTCGCAGAATAGGGCGCGTCGGACGACAGCTTCTGCAGAGCAAAATCGAGGTTCGCCTTGATGCGTGGTTTGTGGCCCTCCGGTACCTCCGACCACTCAAGCAGTTCCCGGCAGATTTCCGCGCTGTTCGCGTAATTGCCCAGCCAGTAGTCGGCGACCGACAGCTCATCAAGGCACCGCCAGGTGTAGTACTCGATATCGAGAAACAGTGTGTCCGTGGGCTTCTCGATCTCCAAACCTGCTGCCGCGAACAGCCTTGCCGAGGCCATGTGGTTGTGCTCGCGAAGATAACGCGCCAAGTTGCCCAGCGCTTCGGCGCGTGCCGGCCGAAAGTCGTAGGCCCGCATGTAGAGATGGATCACCACGGACTCGTCCAACTCCAGACGTTCAGCGATACAGGCGCATTGGTACATGGAATACCAGACTTCTTCGTCCCACCCGCCCATGGTGATCCGTTGCTCGTACGCTGCCAACGCCTGTTCCAGGTGACCGGCGTCGCGATGGCTCTGGGCAAGGTAGAAGACGTAGCGGTCATTGTCAGGCTCTTCCTGGAGCGCGCGCTCCAGTATTCGAGCATCGTTGCTGTACTTCTCGTGCGGACTGACTTGGCTTCGTCCGCCGTCGAAGTAGCCGACAATGCACGGACCGTCAAGCCGACCGCCGGAGCGTTCGATGTCGCACGCCGGGAACTCGTGGAGCACACCGACATAGCGCCAATCGCAACTGTCGCGTAGCAGGCTTCTCCGCCAGAACAGGTTCTCGGCGACTCCATTGGCGTGCAGCACGTCGTAGTAATCCAGATCGAGGACGGGCCACTGGAATCCATCCGGCACGACGAGCTGCTCGTCGGCGTCGATGATCAGCATGAAATCCGCTTTGCCACGGGCTAGTTCGAGCGCCTCGGAGCGGTTGGTGCCGAAGTCTTGCCATGGACGGTGGTGCAATTCACCCGGGATATCGGCCAGCAGTTCTTTGATGAGCTCGGGTGTTCCGTCACTGGATCCGGTATCGACGATCACCCAGTAGTCGATCAGTCCTTTCACTGATTCCAGACAACGACCGATGACATGTCGCTCGTCTTTCACGATCATGTTGAGACAGATCGTCTGCGTCATGGGATCTCCTCGCACCGCGCCGGTAGCCGTTCAGCCCAACTTGATGTCCGGTGGGACACTCTTGGCGAAAGCGGGGTCTGCGGCAACGACATCGCGGATCAGATCGACACCGTTGGCGTCACCTGACCGCACCATCAAGACGCCGAGGTTGAACTTCGCGGCAGGCGAATCGGGATTCAGCTCGAGAACTCGTTGGTACAGCGCGATCGCCCGCGCGGGGTTGGAATCAGTGTTCATGACAGCGAGGTTGTACAGCGGTTTTACGAAGGTGGGGTCGATGGCCAACGCAATGCCGTATTCGCGTTCCGCCTCCGCAATCATGTTCTTCTCTTGATAGAGGTGGCCCATGTTGAAGTGGACGAACTTGTTGTCGGGATCGCGGTAGGCGGCCGTCAGGTAAGACCCGAACGCGGCGTCAAGGTCCCCGTTACCCTCCGCCTCGATGCCCTGCGCGATGATTGCGCCGGTGGACATCCCAACGAACGTCGTGAATTTGGTCGGCGGCGCAACGTGTTTGATGTGCTTGTAGACCGTCACCGTCGAAGTCTGTTGGACGGTATCGAAACTCGACAGGAACCATTGACTCAGTTCGGGAGTCCACGGGATGTAACTGCTGAGCGGCGCAACGAGGGCGACATAGTCCGCGCGGTTGAGCTTGTCGGCGAATGCGGTCACGAAGTCCGTCGGGTACGTGCCGGTGTACAGCCCGTGTTGATCAGTCCGCGCAATCCACTCCCCGTACGGATCGACCATCGTCGGGCACGCGCTGCTGTTCGAGGTGAACCGGTCCGCGACCACAGCGGACGTGGTGAGGTCGGTTACCAGACATGACCCGTCGGGGACAGCTGCCTGTATGACGTCCGCCGGGTTGAACGACCCTGCGAGTAGTGCGCGGGCGTGAGCGCCGGCCTGCACCATCATTCCTGCGGACAGCGCACCGGCCAATACGAGGCACGCCAGTGCTGCCCGCTGAGTGGAGATGAAACGCTTCGCAAGCGTTGC includes these proteins:
- a CDS encoding acyl-CoA dehydrogenase, whose protein sequence is MGHYKSNVRDQVFNLFEVFGVDKAMGEGKFADLDADTAGEMLNEIARLAEGPIADSFADGDRNPPVFDPATHTVTLPAPFKKSMRALLDGGWDKVGLKEELGGMPMPRALQWALIEHVLGANPAAYMYAMGSGMCEIFYNNGTDEQKKWAVLAAERGWGATMVLTEPDAGSDVGAGRTKAVQQADGTWHIDGVKRFITSADSDDLFENIMHLVLARPEGAGPGTKGLSLFFVPKFHFDPETGEPGERNGAFVTNVEHKMGLKVSATCELTLGQHGTPAVGWLVGEVHNGIAQMFDVIEQARMMVGTKAIATLSTGYLNALEYAKTRIQGADLTQMMDKTAPRVTIMHHPDVRRALLTQKAYAEGLRAVYLYTASFQDAEVAKAVHGVDAELAFKVNDLMLPIVKGVGSERAYEKLTESLQTFGGSGFLQDYPVEQYIRDAKIDSLYEGTTAIQAQDFFFRKIIRDKGQALAFVAGEIEQLIKNQDGNGRLKAERELLATALGDVQGMAATLTGYLMAAQEDPKSIYKVGLGSVRFLLSVGDLVIGWLLLKQAAVAIKALDDGAAGDDRAFYEGKIASASFFAKNMLPLLTSTRTVLESIDNETMELDEASF
- a CDS encoding NAD(P)H-dependent amine dehydrogenase family protein, which encodes MRRIVVWGTGNMGATAIRSAVAFPGLELSAVITSSEGKAGRDAATFAKLDTLTGKVATTDIDAALADCDAVAYMSSGDIRPEEAIAEIERCLRAGKHVVTPSLYSLYDPASAPAEWVERLSDAAAAGNASLLVSGVDPGWGNDALAVTAAGLCTRIKTIRCQEIFDYSTYNQPEAVRVRCGFGGSMDETPLMLIPTVPTMVWGGNVRLIGRGLGIEIDDITETCERLPLAEDVENVMGRFAAGTQGAFRLEVIGWSQGVQRVIIEHITRIDPSCAPDWPQPDEGVGDHRVIIDGDPQLTIVVRADVPGGTRADGGNTTAANRLLGAIEWLATQKPGIYDGLDVPLHAPLPAEVESTRWA
- a CDS encoding glycosyltransferase; this encodes MTQTICLNMIVKDERHVIGRCLESVKGLIDYWVIVDTGSSDGTPELIKELLADIPGELHHRPWQDFGTNRSEALELARGKADFMLIIDADEQLVVPDGFQWPVLDLDYYDVLHANGVAENLFWRRSLLRDSCDWRYVGVLHEFPACDIERSGGRLDGPCIVGYFDGGRSQVSPHEKYSNDARILERALQEEPDNDRYVFYLAQSHRDAGHLEQALAAYEQRITMGGWDEEVWYSMYQCACIAERLELDESVVIHLYMRAYDFRPARAEALGNLARYLREHNHMASARLFAAAGLEIEKPTDTLFLDIEYYTWRCLDELSVADYWLGNYANSAEICRELLEWSEVPEGHKPRIKANLDFALQKLSSDAPYSAKHALSDAHQAGQRLRSSHPF
- a CDS encoding glycosyltransferase family 87 protein — encoded protein: MRGVHGSAASGLGYDDGILLGSAIRLIHGDLPYSSFLFLHPPGMSVLMSPVAAVSVLAGSSTALVLARIMTILVAIANAVLVASVVRRRGPVASLAAGVLFVLFPLAINATHTLLLAPYTVLFCLIGAALLFQSGDIASPRRVILAGLAFGFACTVELAAIPVALAALVVVVIMRRKSALRLAATMVGTFVVVCLPFFAAAPDRFFDDVVVAPFQHEWAGNASVVFKVRQLVGAEGISWIDVPNSVVIAGALLLIAGFAYWVFRSRTDFVVNDWFVVAALLATVAVAMVGGQLYSQQAYLPAAFMSMAAGSLVATLAKRFISTQRAALACLVLAGALSAGMMVQAGAHARALLAGSFNPADVIQAAVPDGSCLVTDLTTSAVVADRFTSNSSACPTMVDPYGEWIARTDQHGLYTGTYPTDFVTAFADKLNRADYVALVAPLSSYIPWTPELSQWFLSSFDTVQQTSTVTVYKHIKHVAPPTKFTTFVGMSTGAIIAQGIEAEGNGDLDAAFGSYLTAAYRDPDNKFVHFNMGHLYQEKNMIAEAEREYGIALAIDPTFVKPLYNLAVMNTDSNPARAIALYQRVLELNPDSPAAKFNLGVLMVRSGDANGVDLIRDVVAADPAFAKSVPPDIKLG